Below is a genomic region from Strongyloides ratti genome assembly S_ratti_ED321, scaffold srae_chrx_scaffold0000004.
aaataattaaaaaaaaatatatatataatatttacctTGTTAatcttgtaaaaaaatttttaataccaCTATGCATACGATGGAGTTCCCTTTCAACTTCAGGTATTCTAAATGAGTAAATTAAAGGATTCATAAGTGTTTTTCCAAGAAGAAAAGTTAATTGAAGacaactaaaataaaaaattaatttatatccTTGTACAGTTTCATATCTCATTAAATGACATGTATTACATGTTATAGAAAATTGAAGTGTTGCTGGTGCCCATCCAACAAAAAATGACAAACATATCCAAACAGTTGTATGTACAGTTCGATTgtcattttttgttttattagtAACTGATCTTGATTGCCATTTTTTTCTCTTGAGACGCAgtaaatatatctataaaattttaaataattaataatattttaaaaagtgacaaatagattattataattatttttcttttagtaaattaaaaattataaaagaaaatatttatatctatatataacTTACCATTCGTGCAtagcaaaaaataataataagaaatataattacaaTTATACCAGATACAGCAACTCTAAAAATACGAGTATGGTAGAAATTGTCAAATTCCCAGCAATCACGAAAACcttgatttttaaatgaagatgcaagtattattaaaaacaatggTGGTATAATCCAAATAAGTGTACATACAATAAACgctaaaattaatgaaaaattcaatttttaattaaatacatcttattaaaagaataatttatttacttttagtTGTATATGCTCTTTTGTAATATGGTCTTGTAATACCAATATAATGATGTATTGAAATTATAAGTAAATGTAACGTTCCTGTTATAAGACCACCAGTTCTAAATAATTCTAATGTCAATGATATACATGGATTTGTTTCAAATTTCGAATATAATATTGGTAAATAActgttatataataatgatgcAGCGACAACACTTGATGTCCACATATCCgaaaatgataatgatgATATAATTGTAACTGTCGGTGTTCTAACTTTAGTTTTAATTAATGCCATTATAACTATTGCATTTGCCAAAACTCCCATTATACacattgttaaaaaaattggtaCCACGATACGATAGTTCTgtaatattg
It encodes:
- a CDS encoding G protein-coupled receptor, rhodopsin-like family and GPCR, rhodopsin-like, 7TM domain-containing protein, with translation MLSMEMRKEIHELTIQNYRIVVPIFLTMCIMGVLANAIVIMALIKTKVRTPTVTIISSLSFSDMWTSSVVAASLLYNSYLPILYSKFETNPCISLTLELFRTGGLITGTLHLLIISIHHYIGITRPYYKRAYTTKTFIVCTLIWIIPPLFLIILASSFKNQGFRDCWEFDNFYHTRIFRVAVSGIIVIIFLIIIFCYARMIYLLRLKRKKWQSRSVTNKTKNDNRTVHTTVWICLSFFVGWAPATLQFSITCNTCHLMRYETVQGYKLIFYFSCLQLTFLLGKTLMNPLIYSFRIPEVERELHRMHSGIKNFFTRLTRREVTNQPKYSIKFTQNNEENGTKTLIKETTTAL